A stretch of the Bordetella genomosp. 8 genome encodes the following:
- a CDS encoding MFS transporter, producing MQQSSTVDRPSGLTMARSVVRVTAGNFLEQFDFFLFGFYATQIAAVFFPASSEFASLMQTFAVFGAGFLMRPLGAIVLGAYIDRVGRRKGLIVTLSLMASGTILIAFVPGHATIGLLAPLLVLLGRLLQGFSAGAELGGVSVYLAEMATPGHRGFYTAWQSGSQQVSIVVAAGLGFGLNHWMDSATIAAWGWRIPFFVGCLIIPFIFVLRRRLEETQAFKARTHRPGLRESWISLVANWKLMIGGALMVAMTTTAFYLITVYAPTFGKTVLHLSTSDSLLVTLCVGVSNFIWLPIGGAISDRVGRKPVLLTMTVLAIVTSYPALTYLADGPTFGKMLTVLLWLSFLYAVYNGAMVVALAEVMPASVRVAGFSVAYSLATAIFGGFTPEISTALIHATGDRAAPGYWMTFAAVCAFAATLALYSRGAAASRVAAQA from the coding sequence ATGCAGCAATCATCAACGGTGGACAGACCTTCCGGCTTGACCATGGCACGCTCGGTCGTGCGCGTCACGGCCGGCAATTTCCTCGAGCAGTTCGACTTTTTCCTCTTCGGGTTCTACGCGACCCAGATCGCCGCCGTCTTTTTCCCGGCCAGCAGCGAGTTCGCCTCCCTGATGCAGACCTTCGCGGTATTCGGCGCGGGTTTTCTCATGCGTCCGCTGGGCGCGATCGTGCTGGGCGCCTATATCGACCGCGTCGGGCGCCGCAAGGGACTGATCGTCACCCTGTCGCTGATGGCCAGCGGCACCATCCTGATCGCCTTCGTGCCGGGCCACGCGACGATAGGCCTGTTGGCCCCGTTGCTGGTGCTGCTGGGCCGGCTGCTGCAGGGCTTTTCCGCCGGCGCCGAACTGGGTGGCGTGTCCGTCTACCTGGCTGAAATGGCGACGCCGGGCCACAGGGGCTTCTACACCGCCTGGCAATCGGGCAGCCAGCAGGTTTCCATTGTGGTGGCCGCGGGGCTGGGCTTCGGGCTGAATCACTGGATGGATTCGGCGACCATCGCGGCCTGGGGCTGGCGGATTCCGTTCTTCGTCGGTTGCCTGATCATTCCCTTCATCTTCGTGCTGCGCCGCCGCCTGGAAGAAACGCAGGCCTTCAAGGCGCGCACGCATCGGCCGGGCTTGCGCGAATCGTGGATCTCGCTGGTGGCCAACTGGAAGCTGATGATAGGCGGCGCGCTCATGGTGGCGATGACCACGACGGCCTTCTACCTGATCACCGTCTACGCCCCGACCTTCGGCAAGACCGTGCTGCACCTGAGCACGTCCGACAGCCTGCTGGTGACCTTGTGCGTCGGCGTGTCCAACTTCATCTGGCTGCCCATCGGCGGCGCGATCTCCGACCGCGTCGGCCGCAAGCCGGTGCTGTTGACGATGACCGTGCTGGCCATCGTCACGTCCTACCCCGCGCTGACCTACCTGGCCGACGGTCCGACCTTCGGCAAGATGCTGACGGTGCTGCTGTGGCTGTCGTTTTTGTACGCCGTCTACAACGGCGCGATGGTGGTGGCGCTGGCCGAGGTTATGCCGGCGTCGGTGCGCGTGGCCGGGTTTTCCGTCGCCTATAGCCTGGCCACGGCCATCTTCGGCGGCTTCACGCCGGAGATTTCCACCGCCCTGATCCATGCCACGGGCGACCGCGCGGCGCCCGGCTACTGGATGACCTTCGCGGCGGTGTGCGCCTTCGCGGCGACGCTGGCGCTGTATTCGCGCGGCGCGGCGGCCTCCCGCGTGGCGGCACAGGCCTGA